The Topomyia yanbarensis strain Yona2022 unplaced genomic scaffold, ASM3024719v1 HiC_scaffold_100, whole genome shotgun sequence genome has a window encoding:
- the LOC131694586 gene encoding uncharacterized protein LOC131694586 — translation MAPAASSAAKKGSSLKLLTTKLKDVQSSFNDIWQFVENFTEEATITEAEIRLQKLDELWERFGDILVEIKSHDDYPADGDGYEKERKEFSDYYYRAKSFLLDRVKERQEHSSLEQSIRVGDTTMQGTLDHVRLPQIKLQSFNGDIDEWLSFRDLFTSLIHWKSDLPEVEKFHYLKGCLQGEPKSLIDPLQITKANYLIAWDMLLKRYNNSKLLKKRQVESLFKLPSLSKESASELHILLEGFERVIQTLDQTVQPGDYKDLLLINLLTVRLDPVTRRGWEECSASKEMDTLKDLIEFLHRRVQVLESIPPRSMDNRGIHQSQASSKQKPPNVKTSYSTAQSSGGRCVACAANHLLYQCGSFQRMLVAERDALLRTHSLCRNCFRQGHQARDCQSKFSCRNCKGRHHTMVCFKREKDSNGKGSIVATDGNSTTAKEPQASSTQGANLAATDVSASNPAQQFSSQVLLATAVIIVEDDDGRHIPARALLDSGSESNFITERLSQRLKVKRQRVDISVLGIGQAGTKVKQRILTTIRSRVSDFSREMSFLVLPKVTVNLPTATINATGWAIPNGVQLADPSFCVSKGVDIVLGIEAFFDFFVTGQKISLGEQMPALNESVFGWVVCGGLSAPNQSLQINCNLSMSDSLDALLTRFWDCEEIESVVNYSPEEVRCEALFAQTVQRGTYGRYTVSLPKDEEILARMGDSRDIVFRRLLGTERRLARNADLKEQYVSFMDEYCRLGHMKRVDINPHDTIKRCYLPHHPVVKEASTTTKVRVVFGASCKTSSGISLNDVLLVGPVIQEDLRSIIMRCRTKQIMIVADVEKMFRQIDVKQEERPLQCILWRPSPADDVATYELNTVTYGTKPAPFLATRTLKQLALDEEIRFPLAAQAAIKDTYMDDVLTGSDNVEEAIKLRIQLDEMMSSGGFRLRKWASNAVPVLAGIAEENLAIRDADGINLDPDPSVKTLGLTWLPNTDVFRFQFNIPTPDTVDGFSKRRILSMIATLFDPLGLIGATITTAKLFMQLLWTLRDEDGNRLDWDQPIPPTVGENWRKFHLQLPLLNEIRINRSVILPGAVAIELHCFSDASEKAYGACIYIRSQDAEGKVAVRLLASKSRVAPLKCQTIPRLELCGALIAAQLYEKVQQSVRINSPVFFWTDSTCVLRWIKAVPSTWITFIANRVAKIQNLTEHGEWRHVPGIHNPADLISRGISPQDIINNESWWNGPSWLAEARDQWPQYPGDLNSEEEEEERRRTVIAAPASSVTEFNDWYIGKFSSYSEMVRRTAIWLRLMKLLRTPKEDRRSGFLTSIELREAECVLVRRVQLETFSKEWKSLSKGEPVPGQSSLRWYNPIIAEDRLIRLGGRLRHSKESEETKHPMALPARHRFTRMLMQHYHERLLHAGPQLLLSVVKLRFWPLRGRDMARQIVHKCQRCFRSKPTPVKQFMGELPEARVTVSRPFSKTGVDYFGPIYLRPVPRRAAVKAYVAIFICLCTKAVHMELVSDLSTDRFLQALRRFVARRGRCTDLYSDNGTNFVGARNKLLEFLELQNSKQHRDKVSKFCADKGMRWHFSPPSAPHFGGLWEAAVRSAKHHILRVLGNNPVTPEDMNTLLIQVEGCLNSRPITALSTDPNDLEPLTPAHFLVGTSLQSIPEPEYEDIQTNRLNRWQLMQRNLQDFWTRWRREYLSQLQSRIKRWRPPIQVEVGKLVIIQDDNQPPLRWKMGRIHAIHPGDDGVVRVVTLKTATGMLTRPVEKICILPAAEFVDDAESGDHQD, via the coding sequence ATGGCTCCCGCTGCATCATCCGCTGCCAAGAAAGGGTCATCTCTAAAGCTGTTAACAACGAAGTTGAAGGACGTCCAATCATCATTCAACGATATCTGGCAGTTCGTAGAGAACTTCACGGAAGAGGCTACAATCACCGAAGCGGAGATACGCCTGCAGAAACTCGACGAGCTGTGGGAAAGATTTGGTGACATTCTAGTTGAAATCAAATCTCACGATGACTATCCTGCCGATGGTGATGGTTATGAAAAGGAACGAAAGGAGTTCAGCGACTACTACTATAGGGCGAAATCGTTTCTCTTGGATCGGGTCAAAGAGCGACAGGAGCATTCGAGTTTGGAACAGTCCATCCGTGTCGGGGACACGACGATGCAGGGTACGTTGGATCACGTGCGGCTCCCGCAGATAAAGCTACAGTCTTTCAACGGGGACATCGACGAGTGGCTGAGTTTCCGGGACCTTTTTACATCCTTAATCCATTGGAAGTCTGACTTACCGGAAGTGGAAAAGTTCCACTACCTCAAGGGGTGTCTGCAGGGCGAACCAAAGAGCCTAATTGACCCTTTGCAGATCACAAAGGCAAATTATCTAATTGCCTGGGACATGCTGTTGAAACGGTACAACAACAGCAAGCTGCTGAAAAAGCGACAGGTGGAGTCGCTGTTCAAGTTGCCCAGCCTTTCGAAGGAGTCCGCTTCAGAACTACACATTCTGTTGGAAGGTTTTGAGAGAGTCATCCAAACGCTTGATCAAACTGTGCAGCCTGGAGATTATAAGGACCTCCTGCTAATCAATCTTCTCACCGTGCGGCTGGATCCAGTAACCCGTAGAGGGTGGGAAGAATGTTCGGCTAGCAAGGAGATGGATACACTGAAGGATCTGATAGAGTTTTTGCATCGTCGAGTTCAGGTACTGGAGTCGATACCACCAAGATCAATGGATAACAGGGGCATCCATCAGTCACAAGCGTCTTCGAAACAGAAGCCGCCTAATGTGAAAACCAGCTACAGCACAGCACAATCATCTGGGGGACGCTGTGTGGCATGTGCGGCAAACCATCTGCTGTATCAGTGCGGTTCATTTCAGCGGATGTTGGTGGCGGAACGAGACGCATTACTTCGGACTCATTCACTCTGCCGAAACTGCTTCCGACAGGGTCACCAAGCAAGGGATTGTCAGTCCAAATTCTCGTGCCGCAATTGCAAGGGTCGGCATCATACCATGGTCTGCTTCAAACGCGAGAAAGATAGCAACGGCAAGGGATCAATCGTTGCAACTGATGGAAACTCCACTACTGCGAAGGAACCTCAAGCTTCTTCCACCCAAGGGGCTAACCTTGCAGCTACCGACGTGTCAGCATCCAATCCAGCTCAGCAATTTTCGTCACAGGTGCTGTTGGCTACTGCGGTAATCATTGTCGAGGATGATGATGGTAGACATATTCCAGCTCGTGCTCTGTTGGACTCGGGATCAGAGAGTAATTTTATTACGGAGCGGTTGAGTCAACGATTAAAGGTTAAACGGCAGAGAGTAGATATATCGGTGCTCGGAATCGGCCAGGCCGGCACTAAGGTCAAGCAGCGGATTTTAACAACGATTCGGTCACGAGTTTCCGATTTTTCACGAGAAATGAGCTTTCTCGTATTGCCAAAGGTAACTGTAAATCTACCTACGGCTACGATCAACGCAACAGGATGGGCAATTCCAAATGGCGTTCAATTGGCCGATCCGTCATTCTGTGTTTCTAAGGGTGTGGACATAGTACTCGGCATTGAAGCCTTTTTCGACTTCTTCGTTACTGGTCAGAAAATTTCACTTGGCGAGCAAATGCCAGCTTTAAACGAGTCGGTGTTTGGGTGGGTGGTGTGCGGTGGTCTGTCAGCTCCCAATCAATCGCTACAGATCAACTGCAATTTATCTATGTCGGATAGCCTGGATGCGCTACTGACACGATTTTGGGATTGTGAAGAAATAGAATCGGTGGTAAACTATTCTCCGGAGGAAGTGCGCTGTGAGGCATTATTCGCACAAACGGTCCAACGTGGAACATATGGACGGTATACTGTTTCTCTACCGAAGGACGAAGAAATTCTTGCACGGATGGGCGATTCAAGGGACATCGTATTCCGACGGCTCCTGGGAACGGAGCGCAGGTTAGCAAGGAACGCTGACTTGAAGGAACAGTACGTTTCGTTTATGGACGAGTATTGTCGTTTGGGACACATGAAAAGGGTCGATATTAATCCGCACGATACAATCAAGCGTTGCTATCTACCACATCATCCGGTGGTTAAGGAGGCAAGCACGACCACAAAGGTTCGAGTGGTCTTTGGCGCATCTTGCAAAACTTCGTCGGGCATCTCGTTGAACGATGTACTACTGGTGGGGCCGGTGATTCAGGAGGATTTACGGTCGATAATCATGAGATGCAGAACCAAGCAAATCATGATTGTAGCCGACGTCGAAAAAATGTTTCGGCAAATAGATGTCAAACAGGAGGAGAGACCACTGCAATGTATTCTTTGGCGCCCATCGCCTGCGGATGATGTAGCAACGTACGAACTTAATACGGTAACCTACGGTACCAAACCAGCACCGTTCCTAGCAACGCGCACACTAAAGCAACTAGCGTTAGATGAAGAAATTCGATTTCCGTTGGCAGCCCAGGCAGCTATCAAGGACACGTACATGGATGACGTGTTAACAGGATCGGACAACGTTGAAGAAGCGATCAAGCTACGAATTCAATTAGATGAGATGATGTCCAGCGGGGGATTTCGTCTCAGGAAATGGGCTTCCAACGCAGTTCCAGTTTTGGCTGGAATCGCTGAAGAAAACTTAGCGATACGCGATGCTGATGGGATCAACTTGGACCCAGACCCCTCAGTGAAAACCTTGGGACTTACATGGTTGCCAAATACCGATGTTTTCAGGTTCCAGTTCAATATTCCGACGCCTGATACTGTGGATGGCTTCTCCAAACGTCGTATTCTTTCGATGATAGCCACACTGTTTGACCCATTGGGACTCATAGGAGCCACCATCACAACCGCCAAGCTGTTCATGCAGCTTTTATGGACGCTGAGAGACGAGGATGGCAACAGGTTAGACTGGGATCAACCTATACCACCAACGGTGGGTGAGAATTGGCGAAAGTTCCACCTCCAGTTACCGTTATTGAACGAGATACGAATTAACCGAAGTGTGATTCTACCTGGTGCGGTGGCAATAGAGTTACACTGCTTCTCGGATGCTTCTGAGAAGGCATATGGAGCGTGCATTTACATTCGGAGCCAAGATGCAGAAGGGAAGGTGGCGGTTCGTCTGTTAGCATCCAAATCGAGGGTTGCCCCTTTAAAATGCCAAACGATACCGAGACTTGAGCTTTGTGGAGCGCTCATAGCTGCTCAATTGTATGAGAAGGTACAGCAGTCTGTTCGAATCAACTCTCCCGTTTTCTTCTGGACAGATTCCACTTGTGTGTTGCGGTGGATTAAAGCGGTACCATCTACGTGGATCACGTTTATTGCCAACAGGGTGGCGAAAATACAAAACCTAACGGAACATGGGGAATGGCGCCATGTTCCCGGAATACATAATCCTGCTGATTTGATATCCAGGGGAATTTCCCCACAAGATATTATAAATAACGAATCCTGGTGGAATGGTCCATCCTGGTTGGCAGAAGCTCGTGATCAGTGGCCCCAGTATCCTGGCGATTTGAATAGCGAGGAGGAAGAAGAGGAAAGGCGTCGTACGGTGATTGCAGCTCCAGCTTCATCAGTGACAGAATTCAACGATTGGTATATCGGTAAATTTTCGTCATATTCGGAAATGGTACGACGGACAGCAATTTGGTTGCGACTAATGAAGTTACTGCGCACGCCGAAGGAAGACCGTCGATCAGGGTTTCTCACTAGTATCGAGCTACGGGAAGCAGAATGTGTTTTAGTTCGCCGTGTGCAATTGGAGACTTTCTCCAAGGAGTGGAAGTCACTATCAAAGGGTGAACCGGTACCAGGTCAATCATCGTTACGATGGTACAATCCAATCATCGCCGAAGATCGTCTCATCAGGTTGGGTGGAAGATTAAGGCACTCCAAGGAATCAGAAGAGACTAAACACCCCATGGCACTCCCAGCTCGCCACCGCTTCACTCGCATGTTGATGCAACACTATCATGAGCGGTTACTTCATGCTGGACCTCAACTGCTTTTGAGCGTCGTTAAACTCCGCTTCTGGCCTTTGCGTGGGAGAGATATGGCAAGGCAGATAGTGCACAAGTGCCAGAGATGCTTTAGATCGAAACCTACACCCGTGAAGCAGTTCATGGGAGAACTACCAGAGGCTCGGGTGACAGTCTCTCGCCCATTCTCAAAAACGGGGGTAGACTACTTTGGACCAATTTATTTAAGACCTGTTCCCAGGCGAGCGGCGGTGAAGGCGTACGTCGCAATTTTCATCTGTCTATGCACAAAGGCAGTGCACATGGAGCTCGTTTCGGACCTCTCTACCGACCGGTTCCTGCAAGCACTTCGTAGGTTTGTGGCAAGGAGGGGTAGATGCACCGACCTTTATTCCGACAATGGTACCAATTTTGTCGGAGCACGAAACAAACTGCTGGAGTTCTTGGAGTTACAAAATAGCAAGCAACACCGGGACAAGGTGTCCAAGTTCTGTGCGGACAAAGGCATGCGGTGGCATTTCAGCCCTCCAAGTGCCCCGCATTTCGGAGGACTGTGGGAAGCAGCAGTCCGTTCGGCCAAACATCATATTCTGCGAGTCCTTGGAAATAATCCAGTCACGCCGGAGGATATGAACACGTTGCTGATTCAGGTGGAAGGATGCTTGAATTCCAGACCAATTACAGCTCTTTCTACTGACCCAAACGATCTAGAACCATTGACACCGGCACATTTTTTGGTAGGAACGTCATTACAGTCCATTCCTGAACCCGAATACGAAGACATCCAAACAAACCGTCTGAACCGATGGCAGCTGATGCAGCGAAACCTTCAAGATTTCTGGACGAGATGGCGAAGGGAGTATTTGTCTCAGCTCCAATCTCGAATAAAACGTTGGCGCCCGCCGATACAAGTGGAAGTGGGAAAGCTTGTTATCATACAGGACGATAATCAACCTCCCCTACGCTGGAAGATGGGAAGAATACACGCCATTCATCCTGGAGACGACGGGGTCGTGCGGGTGGTGACACTAAAAACAGCCACCGGCATGCTGACTCGACCAGTTGAGAAAATATGCATCTTACCTGCAGCAGAATTCGTCGACGATGCCGAGTCAGGTGATCATCAAGATTAA